The Phaeodactylum tricornutum CCAP 1055/1 chromosome 8, whole genome shotgun sequence genome has a window encoding:
- a CDS encoding predicted protein encodes MTMAISTKTATTKMSSSAEIATQIKTLLKPHNDEGLDAARLDELRKVFASLIQSNEFSLERTPTRNSSLPLSSSSVQHKWHAFLRTSHKKFLLQLCDRVESGKRTALRTLWGVVATSPTLSSNSAYQVVSTTLLRLLVRVVSRLPTWDKSIHHMLQAEFLQPYRDVQYYTLIATVTIANEIYKQGTSVEEDDQEKQVQAERLVQLLMLIPIPTSQQELDNDDGLLFPPPKNAVPERLHEDDNAASDDSGGDDDDDDDATVASTSSVEDADTNDKPEQHKEPARKKRKTVQRFAFSQLRCHHRAWSRAWLAVLRLPLSTSSLKQTLIFLPSKVLPNVHDPLHFADFFMSAYDQPQKLHSVLALDGLFLLITKHGLEYPGFYKQLYKLLTPSVFYVKYKPRFLRLLETCISRNELLPAHIVAAFIKRTLRCCLQAPPASILVGLALCSNWLRKHGETACLVHRLPPIDSDGDGNLRDAFDSETDDPEQAQALQSSLWELEALSQHYYPAVVTMAKSIGREDELQTPLHDITDFLSHTYKSLFEQERKRKSTKKFKPSLTFVQPEGLFLTDDVFAGFLSSRSSPGTAEEGTNE; translated from the coding sequence ATGACCATGGCTATATCCACGAAAACGGCGACGACCAAGATGTCCTCGTCGGCCGAGATTGCGACGCAAATCAAAACGCTGCTGAAGCCTCATAACGACGAAGGACTGGACGCCGCTCGACTCGACGAACTTCGTAAAGTCTTTGCCAGCTTGATCCAGTCGAACGAGTTTTCTCTCGAGAGGACACCAACTCGCAATTCTTCATTGCCATTGTCGTCCTCCAGTGTCCAGCACAAATGGCACGCCTTTCTCCGAACGTCTCACAAGAAGTTTCTGCTCCAATTGTGCGACCGCGTCGAATCGGGCAAACGGACGGCACTGCGTACCTTGTGGGGCGTCGTCGCTACCTCGCCGACGCTATCCAGCAACAGCGCTTACCAAGTGGTTTCCACTACACTGCTGCGACTCTTGGTCCGGGTGGTTTCCCGATTGCCGACCTGGGACAAGTCTATACACCACATGCTGCAGGCCGAGTTTCTCCAACCCTATCGGGATGTACAGTACTACACTCTGATCGCCACGGTCACAATTGCTAACGAAATTTACAAGCAAGGGACGAGCGTGGAAGAGGATGATCAAGAGAAACAGGTGCAGGCGGAGCGGTTGGTGCAGCTCCTCATGCTCATTCCCATTCCCACCTCGCAACAGGAACtagacaacgacgacggcttGCTGTTCCCGCCCCCAAAGAATGCCGTACCGGAACGCCTACACGAAGACGACAATGCGGCAAGCGACGATAGCGGTggcgatgatgatgatgatgatgatgcaACGGTGGCCTCAACGTCTTCAGTGGAAGATGCCGACACAAACGACAAACCCGAACAACACAAGGAACCCGCTAggaaaaagcgcaaaacTGTTCAGCGCTTCGCCTTCTCCCAACTACGGTGTCATCACCGGGCTTGGTCAAGAGCCTGGTTGGCCGTCTTGCGTTTACCGCTTTCTACTTCCAGTCTCAAACAGACCCTCATTTTCTTGCCTTCGAAAGTCTTGCCCAATGTCCACGATCCGCTCCACTTTGCCGACTTTTTCATGTCCGCGTACGATCAACCGCAAAAGTTACACTCCGTGCTGGCCTTGGACGGACTGTTTTTGCTCATCACCAAGCACGGCTTGGAGTATCCTGGTTTTTATAAACAACTCTACAAACTCCTCACACCGAGTGTCTTTTACGTGAAGTATAAGCCTCGCTTCTTGCGTTTGCTAGAGACATGTATCAGTCGCAACGAACTTTTACCGGCGCATATAGTTGCGGCCTTCATTAAGCGCACATTGCGGTGTTGTTTACAAGCGCCACCAGCGAGTATCCTCGTCGGATTGGCTCTTTGCTCCAACTGGTTGCGGAAACACGGAGAAACGGCATGCCTCGTTCATAGGCTGCCTCCGATTGATTCCGATGGTGACGGTAATTTGCGAGACGCTTTTGACAGCGAGACGGATGACCCGGAACAAGCCCAAGCCCTGCAAAGTTCCCTTTGGGAACTGGAGGCCCTTTCGCAACACTATTATCCCGCCGTCGTGACCATGGCAAAATCCATTGGACGAGAAGACGAACTGCAAACCCCCTTGCACGACATCACGGATTTTCTGTCGCACACCTATAAGTCTCTGTTCGAACAGGAACGCAAGCGGAAAAGTACGAAAAAATTCAAGCCATCTCTCACTTTTGTTCAACCAGAAGGCTTGTTTCTCACGGACGATGTATTCGCTGGCTTCTTGTCGTCGAGGTCATCTCCTGGTACAGCCGAAGAAGGCACGAATGAATGA
- a CDS encoding predicted protein: MNSDLQAIMARRRRLAEAKQEVDVAKAGSTAGRAKQPQSGFLTSPKGSIPTSNTDAKKASPDLQAIMAHRRRLTEANEDDGDEVAPGAPGVSPSYRRGTMGDTSVSPIYKKRSMGTTSVSPIYKKSTMGDTSVSPSYKKSTMGDTSVSPSYRRDAMEGSLTDLYAELATSKSNLSQGSHSQMNSSLELHQSKSGEDLSSIMERRRRIAEGDGGGPSPPAPSPPKKSPRVNYALSPTLAPGEKPSAVSSPLNESLKSFGVSSDLQSILARRRRLNESGEQGQSLGTAERVRSPKDRKSVVPSPPLVADTLEDEAETGVALQSAQSGRSQLSAASTHSRQSNRDVARPDPTELASSSSHSHQQTSSSRHSPSDIPGSASVGEISVASSQNRKSESSDESKASSQDKAVEPAALAIPVPVIELARKEDDFSKKSAEESAPKSSPTTTNKNDFVSSSSDDDESLEDTLSSEDTEEREQSSVAQRDLQKNAPTYTEESMTLSESLDERVARLVKAAESPPQTKGPSKASTARRRQHNDSKTSGHSQSKKASPRLRPSRRSHDSEERSVQSKDSQETQRQRRASRRSNIGSSDEEHMSLRSLAKANRRGSTGTKDSDEHSRSAESAGSSNRLRSRRSSTVGRTLRQSSSAENLESDETIPSSRSRSPPSRQPHEQGHSASELQSLDVAGEQKPSNFANKPENSEHAADDKTEDEAINSGWGDFPIFAPKDGLEKPITGTEKNNSLSSSQNVSSHLDVTDRFVVSPNVDRSSSAEADGHFEPVLTSVADGFDDATFGNGTFDRPTATNGQTSVSARVFDSGFSPDAFEATNVFGSHVFNEGFAGPETFEQPHFGLKESIMPQWDSSPWERAPLRRCGKLILDQQDFFSTDFACAPTSNLSNGNVIFACSGKDGFFLKEIDPSRNSVPVCSTPVLTIDLQRKVSSKYNVSIYKVHALTSLTSGLHESHSQSRVRVASVLEVNVLESPQLMKIVAVWQWGYGTAQPIVLQYTITPPSGADYTFDAATLQIADNLVFIAGSSPKGPCVFITKPAARDSWSANFLGGSGFVSALAVTTTSERAHPFVAVGLTDRSLSVWTYAEAMKPASKDSESSKRWLFPLCRLEAGSVLSSRESKNFVSEEPSDADSKEVGYCTHFAWMPTVPMVSYTLMLAASFQNALAIYHVELPATMDPSTNSVRPLSPPTHISVLSQAPLLGPMVAERWRGRHERSSAIWLNRGPHVDPCLALLCHTGSTNGSAVRLAIGCLIFSQYDGVPVPEDKMVPFRLLAGVTITNANKSYPLGIVPLPRHPCVICHSRNKLSRFVPTLAFDNAIQHRMAWMAQPPASIPPGLSSVGDRLLTDTDNDAQGVLHIFSTLQFERRASTDSSVVWGQPVRRYWLCRTIAGDNRTIGKGDLKNEKLEKDFGRSDRVNGGSASRAVAALADVSIADLVPFRIVRCRGKEICAVLFQHGFRSQSTELELGSNDAVAVALVDFSTPKTILQVVEGRDICFCFDGQTDFPQGLLLSKDGSMLTSFSWQSMASKFETGRSYRPILGVEVGDQYIECRRVFAFSGASKLVLVMSGISHQNGTTHILAGDLRSDAEVSITKWSSLLPNMEIGRSFKVDRQEEVLSIIGLEHDDSGYRNFAVATSERVFVLSAGLDLCAETTIELSFPSLVPMGSFAVCFISQDKVKYLCCLDADLSLGVVASLPTEQYGDRSPLLLALRQDRIILNDIHTGVRLVEYGQSPDGFLLPACRTHPALILEPMVANAVCVGGKQHRSTEILRTVIEKFGRKVASITHGDDEGIGHFGAGLQSKVFEILRFYGLDQAASWLLTGTVQFTRTANSKILPTWLPIGLKRSGAINSDAFLHLVSSGDQYLLEYLKSPNQNLPATIPRSTDASSYFSHDFAMDSLGHGIPSEAVKSFDFAGSSQADNLILQIALILQKDRSQDITEILRKLSGYDEPMFSRSSEYCHVPGSLAALAVSLKSSKSNTNRQVMSSDHVERWMRPLAPSLQRGATFGRTRQKLIGESDFINACSNSDEGSDNFWSIPCNEAKHVWNEGPRKAKDKLLMLDSTEEWLGRRRPAILGKEGVSAARDRGEGALAGILNNEEDSFGVMSDNESIGDDWVDGVGEGRSDEANLSAYFRMSEGDDEDSQWQTEGLLDISPYQIKATVIGDAGAYRLQTSTSGVDEGEPGKVRSLHDLVFERSGEGVPSGLAVPAGRGSSVDVGVLHRPDRQSRQKCSIEFWYYLPKKSAIVTDIILTRRTMGSTADDLSKVSISSEKESVLWDLVLLQSGEVQFRSCGGATLLSSKNNNIGAAKVVTNNQDEEQRKDIVAYEHWNHICVVMNSRDLDLTECFVSLYMKGTEVASNSLSMLLPGYEKGDLADQSTLDDLLHKSQLIFGVNSTPGFRITEIRIWACSRSADDTQAMMYEYLNAAETKKKFKVKIKNKKGGALGKGGLASPLMDTGKGAAKSGTAFMLKGAPPLDSSGKMQLETAADASNRFSLAPPSTKQDERERKLFEVSNPSSTFKNSSDAFSISATENDKSHPLSYVGVDKSRQLTPSVEEVQQNETHPPVTSTLWDTALPLSQQVRSSAAAALIRGPPATRHFGGNRGGLPDFSGMERFGVGGVAICGSEKTIVWRDNEDPPALTYPIGASGAIVSDQMDDEGSEFLCCFLAKEKRMVVFELQSRTVVVELQMTTKLNFWRFLPPEADENTLCFMLITPVGGFHWMPLEESPRPHQVWKRGPELQGKKVVSYEEGGSNGLDDSHILSRVGLVLVTKPTGDGTLEAWIVPISGDSQASQFSEDVMGACFCQPPHFDEGPFLPLLVTVHLSHERIVVNLLTTRELSKGSIELGEAEVTQEIDDTGFEDVDYRPPSLAMGDMPEALCCSLANIVVVIVRRKGLVVAYELEDGELSLIASENVGHFVIDAVMRYSAEVGGAEIVMLLSDNEFPKDGRMVSFCFRSAV, translated from the exons TCGGGCTTTTTGACGTCTCCCAAAGGATCGATACCGACTTCCAACACGGACGCAAAGAAGGCTTCTCCTGATTTACAAGCCATCATGGCGCATCGCAGGCGACTAACGGAAGCAAACGAAGATGACGGAGACGAGGTTGCGCCGGGTGCTCCCGGCGTCAGCCCATCGTACAGGAGAGGCACTATGGGTGACACCAGCGTGAGCCCAATCTACAAGAAACGCAGCATGGGTACCACCAGCGTGAGCCCAATCTACAAGAAAAGCACCATGGGTGACACCAGCGTGAGCCCATCTTACAAGAAAAGTACCATGGGTGACACCAGCGTGAGCCCATCCTACAGGAGAGACGCTATGGAAGGTTCGCTGACCGACTTGTACGCAGAATTGGCGACATCCAAATCCAACTTGTCGCAGGGTTCACATTCCCAAATGAACTCGAGCTTGGAATTGCATCAATCCAAGTCTGGAGAAGACTTGAGCTCCATTATGGAACGTCGACGTAGGATTGCGGAAGGCGATGGGGGTGGGCCCTCTCCACCTGCGCCTTCTCCACCAAAGAAGTCGCCACGCGTGAATTACGCTTTGTCTCCCACCTTGGCTCCTGGAGAAAAGCCTTCGGCTGTCTCCTCCCCACTTAACGAAAGTTTGAAATCGTTCGGAGTCAGTTCCGACTTACAGTCTATTCTGGCCCGCCGTCGTCGTTTGAACGAATCCGGTGAGCAAGGGCAGTCCCTAGGAACCGCAGAGCGAGTTCGTTCGCCGAAAGATCGAAAGTCTGTAGTCCCATCGCCTCCTCTGGTTGCCGATACATTGGAGGACGAGGCCGAAACCGGCGTGGCGCTGCAATCAGCACAGAGCGGACGGTCCCAATTAAGTGCAGCATCCACGCATAGTCGACAATCAAATCGAGATGTAGCGCGACCTGACCCAACAGAACTTGCGTCCTCTTCGAGTCATAGTCATCAACAGACCTCGTCGTCGCGGCACAGTCCTAGTGATATCCCCGGTTCAGCTAGTGTTGGAGAAATATCTGTTGCCTCATCACAGAATCGGAAATCGGAGAGTAGCGACGAGAGCAAAGCCAGCTCCCAGGACAAAGCTGTGGAACCGGCAGCTCTGGCAATACCGGTACCCGTTATTGAACTGGCACGAAAGGAAGatgatttttccaaaaagtcggcaGAAGAATCTGCACCCAAATCATCACCTACGACAACAAACAAGAATGATTTCGTGTCCAGcagcagcgacgacgacgaaagtcTTGAAGATACTTTATCAAGCGAAGATACAGAGGAGAGGGAACAAAGTAGTGTGGCACAGCGTGATTTGCAGAAGAATGCCCCGACCTATACAGAAGAGTCGATGACCCTATCGGAAAGTCTCGACGAACGAGTGGCTCGGTTAGTCAAAGCTGCCGAGAGTCCTCCTCAAACTAAGGGCCCATCAAAAGCGTCCACGGCTCGTCGACGGCAACACAACGACTCGAAAACCAGCGGccacagtcaatccaagAAAGCCTCGCCTCGTTTGAGGCCCTCGCGCCGGTCGCATGACAGCGAAGAAAGATCTGTGCAAAGCAAGGATTCACAGGAAACCCAGAGGCAGCGTCGAGCGTCTCGGAGATCCAACATAGGAAGTAGCGACGAAGAGCATATGTCTCTGAGGTCACTTGCGAAAGCAAACCGCCGCGGAAGTACTGGAACAAAAGACAGTGATGAGCATTCCCGAAGCGCTGAATCGGCGGGATCGTCCAACCGCCTTCGCTCCCGACGTTCAAGCACCGTTGGTCGGACATTACGACAATCGAGTAGTGCAGAAAATTTGGAATCAGACGAGACCATACCATCGAGTCGTAGCCGATCCCCTCCTTCGCGTCAGCCCCATGAACAGGGCCACAGCGCGAGTGAATTGCAGTCTCTGGATGTGGCGGGTGAACAGAAACCATCAAATTTCGCAAACAAGCCGGAAAATAGCGAACATGCAGCCGACGACAAAACTGAAGACGAAGCAATCAACTCAGGGTGGGGTGATTTTCCAATTTTCGCTCCAAAAGACGGTTTGGAAAAACCAATCACTGGAACAGAAAAGAATAATTCATTGTCATCTTCTCAAAATGTCAGCTCTCATCTTGACGTGACAGATCGCTTTGTAGTTTCGCCCAATGTCGACAGGTCTTCCTCTGCGGAAGCTGACGGTCATTTTGAGCCAGTGCTCACATCCGTAGCTGATGGTTTTGATGATGccacttttggaaatggtACCTTCGATCGTCCCACCGCCACAAACGGTCAAACCTCGGTCTCGGCTCGGGTTTTCGATTCAGGGTTTTCCCCGGACGCCTTCGAAGCCACAAACGTATTCGGGTCGCACGTGTTTAATGAAGGCTTTGCTGGTCCGGAAACCTTTGAACAGCCTCACTTTGGCCTCAAGGAATCGATCATGCCGCAGTGGGATTCGAGTCCTTGGGAGCGCGCCCCCTTACGACGGTGTGGAAAGCTGATTCTTGATCAACAAGACTTTTTCTCAACAGATTTTGCCTGTGCACCTACTTCAAATCTATCTAATGGAAATGTCATCTTTGCATGCTCAGGAAAAGATGGTTTTTTTCTTAAGGAGATAGACCCGAGTCGAAATAGCGTTCCAGTATGCTCTACTCCGGTTCTAACTATTGATCTTCAGCGAAAGGTTTCTTCCAAGTACAACGTCTCGATCTACAAAGTCCATGCTTTGACTTCACTGACGTCGGGGCTACATGAATCGCATAGTCAGAGTCGTGTCCGTGTTGCATCTGTTTTGGAGGTGAATGTACTCGAGTCGCCTCAATTAATGAAGATTGTTGCGGTTTGGCAATGGGGGTACGGGACAGCTCAGCCTATCGTCTTGCAGTATACAATTACTCCGCCTAGTGGAGCGGACTATACCTTTGATGCTGCTACCCTACAAATAGCCGACAATCTTGTTTTTATTGCAGGTTCTTCACCCAAAGGACCATGTGTGTTTATAACGAAGCCTGCTGCACGCGACTCATGGTCGGCAAATTTCCTCGGTGGGTCTGGCTTCGTTTCTGCCCTTGCTGTGACAACGACCTCCGAGCGCGCACATCCTTTTGTAGCTGTTGGGCTGACAGATCGCAGTCTCAGCGTCTGGACTTACGCAGAGGCAATGAAGCCTGCATcgaaggattcagaatctTCAAAACGATGGCTTTTTCCACTCTGCAGACTAGAGGCGGGCTCGGTCCTGTCTAGCCGAGAATCAAAGAACTTCGTCAGCGAAGAGCCAAGTGATGCAGACTCGAAAGAAGTAGGTTACTGTACACATTTTGCGTGGATGCCTACGGTACCTATGGTCTCGTACACGCTCATGCTGGCTGCAAGCTTTCAGAATGCTCTCGCAATCTACCATGTCGAGCTACCCGCAACAATGGATCCTAGTACGAACTCTGTCCGTCCCCTGTCACCACCGACCCACATTTCAGTATTGTCTCAAGCTCCACTTCTTGGACCGATGGTGGCGGAACGTTGGCGTGGCCGTCATGAACGATCATCGGCTATCTGGCTCAATCGGGGCCCTCACGTCGACCCCTGTCTAGCGCTTTTATGTCATACAGGTAGTACAAATGGTTCGGCTGTCAGACTTGCAATCGGTTGTCTCATTTTCAGCCAATATGATGGCGTTCCCGTTCCAGAGGACAAGATGGTACCATTCAGGTTGCTAGCTGGAGTAACCATTACAAATGCTAACAAAAGCTATCCGTTGGGTATAGTTCCATTACCGCGCCATCCTTGTGTCATTTGCCATTCTCGAAACAAGCTTTCGCGTTTTGTCCCTACTCTCGCATTTGACAACGCCATCCAACATCGGATGGCTTGGATGGCTCAGCCCCCCGCTTCTATTCCGCCGGGTTTGTCATCTGTCGGCGATCGTCTTTTGACGGATACAGACAACGATGCTCAAGGCGTTTTGCACATTTTTTCTACGTTGCAGTTTGAGCGACGCGCAAGTACGGACTCGTCCGTCGTATGGGGGCAGCCAGTGAGACGTTATTGGCTTTGTCGTACTATTGCTGGTGACAACCGTACGATTGGAAAGGGTGATCTGAAGAACgagaaattggaaaaagatTTTGGTAGAAGTGACAGAGTGAATGGCGGCTCGGCCTCGCGCGCTGTAGCAGCTCTTGCGGATGTCTCTATAGCTGACCTTGTCCCCTTCAGGATAGTGCGATGTCGGGGTAAGGAGATATGCGCCGTTCTTTTTCAACACGGGTTTCGTTCCCAGTCTACTGAGCTTGAACTTGGCAGCAACGACGCTGTCGCAGTTGCCTTGGTCGACTTCTCTACTCCGAAGACGATATTGCAAGTTGTAGAAGGGCGCGATATATGCTTTTGTTTTGACGGACAAACAGATTTTCCTCAAGGTCTTTTGCTAAGCAAAGACGGCTCTATGTTGACGTCCTTTTCCTGGCAATCCATGGCGAGCAAATTCGAAACAGGAAGGTCCTATCGTCCTATTCTTGGGGTTGAAGTTGGCGACCAGTACATCGAATGCCGCCGCGTCTTTGCATTCTCAGGTGCATCGAAACTTGTACTGGTAATGAGTGGAATAAGTCATCAGAACGGCACCACCCACATTTTAGCTGGCGACTTAAGATCGGACGCAGAGGTTTCGATAACAAAATGGTCGTCACTTCTCCCTAACATGGAAATAGGTCGATCTTTCAAGGTGGATCGCCAGGAAGAAGTTCTTTCGATTATAGGTCTCGAGCATGACGACAGTGGCTATCGTAACTTTGCCGTTGCCACGAGCGAAAGAGTTTTTGTTCTCTCGGCAGGGTTAGATTTGTGTGCCGAAACGACAATTGAACTTTCCTTCCCATCTCTGGTTCCTATGGGCTCCTTTGCGGTATGCTTTATCTCGCAGGACAAGGTAAAATATCTTTGTTGCCTTGATGCCGACCTTTCTCTCGGGGTGGTGGCTTCGCTTCCTACGGAGCAATATGGCGATCGCTCTCCTTTGCTACTGGCTCTTAGGCAGGACCGGATTATTCTGAATGACATCCACACAGGCGTAAGACTCGTGGAATATGGTCAGTCGCCGGATGGCTTTTTACTTCCTGCGTGCAGAACACACCCGGCACTCATTCTCGAACCGATGGTTGCGAATGCTGTCTGCGTTGGTGGGAAGCAGCATCGGTCAACAGAAATACTGAGGACCGTCATTGAGAAATTTGGTAGGAAGGTTGCTTCGATCACTCATGGAGATGACGAAGGAATAGGGCATTTCGGAGCTGGATTGCAGTCGAAAGTTTTCGAAATTCTGCGCTTTTATGGATTAGATCAAGCTGCTTCATGGCTTCTCACGGGCACAGTGCAATTTACCAGGACTGCGAATAGCAAGATACTGCCGACTTGGCTTCCAATCGGGCTTAAGAGAAGTGGGGCCATTAACTCTGACGCTTTTCTCCATTTAGTGTCCAGCGGCGATCAGTACTTATTGGAGTATTTAAAGTCGCCTAACCAGAACTTGCCTGCTACGATTCCCCGGTCTACCGATGCTTCATCATATTTTTCACATGATTTTGCGATGGACTCCTTAGGGCATGGAATTCCCTCTGAAGCGGTCAAAAGCTTTGACTTTGCTGGGTCAAGCCAGGCTGACAACTTAATTTTGCAAATTGCTTTAATCCTCCAAAAGGATAGATCGCAGGATATCACGGAAATTCTGAGAAAATTAAGCGGTTACGATGAGCCCATGTTTTCACGGTCATCGGAATATTGTCATGTACCTGGCTCCTTGGCCGCTCTGGCTGTCTCGCTGAAATCATCGAAGTCAAACACAAACAGGCAGGTTATGTCAAGCGACCATGTCGAGCGGTGGATGCGCCCTCTAGCCCCGTCGCTCCAGCGTGGAGCAACTTTTGGCCGCACGCGCCAGAAACTTATAGGGGAGAGCGATTTTATTAATGCTTGCTCAAATAGCGACGAAGGATCTGACAACTTCTGGTCAATACCCTGCAACGAAGCGAAACACGTATG GAATGAAGGCCCGCGGAAAGCGAAGGACAAGCTTTTAATGCTTGATTCCACGGAGGAGTGGCTTGGCCGGCGGCGTCCCGCCATCCTGGGGAAGGAGGGTGTTTCTGCAGCACGCGATCGAGGGGAAGGAGCTCTGGCAGGTATTCTAAACAATGAAGAGGATTCTTTCGGAGTAATGAGTGATAATGAAAGTATTGGCGATGACTGGGTCGATGGCGTCGGGGAAGGTCGGTCAGACGAAGCCAATCTTTCCGCTTACTTCAGAATGTCTGAAGGGGATGACGAAGACAGTCAGTGGCAAACAGAAGGGCTCCTTGATATATCTCCATATCAAATCAAGGCGACGGTCATCGGTGACGCTGGTGCTTATCGCCTTCAGACCTCCACGTCAGGAGTCGACGAAGGTGAGCCCGGTAAGGTCAGGAGTCTTCACGATCTAGTTTTCGAAAGAAGCGGAGAAGGCGTACCATCAGGCCTTGCGGTACCTGCAGGCCGCGGGAGTAGTGTGGACGTCGGTGTCCTTCATCGACCTGATCGACAATCACGCCAGAAGTGCTCCATTGAATTTTGGTACTATCTCCCGAAGAAAAGCGCGATTGTAACGGATATAATTCTTACGCGGAGGACGATGGGTAGCACTGCCGATGATCTTTCAAAAGTATCTATTTCGTCTGAAAAAGAGAGTGTACTGTGGGATCTTGTCCTCCTTCAGTCTGGTGAAGTACAGTTTAGATCATGCGGAGGTGCCACACTTCTGTCGTCAAAAAATAACAATATTGGGGCAGCCAAAGTGGTCACCAATAATCAAGATGAAGAACAGCGTAAAGATATCGTTGCATATGAGCACTGGAACCATATTTGTGTTGTCATGAATTCCAGAGATCTTGACTTGACGGAGTGCTTTGTTTCTCTATACATGAAAGGAACCGAGGTTGCGTCTAATTCCTTGTCTATGCTGCTCCCAGGCTACGAAAAAGGCGATTTAGCCGATCAGTCCACTCTTGATGATCTGCTTCATAAGTCTCAGTTAATTTTCGGCGTGAACAGCACTCCTGGATTCAGGATAACTGAAATTCGCATTTGGGCTTGTAGCCGCTCGGCCGATGATACTCAAGCCATGATGTATGAGTACTTGAACGCTGCCGaaacaaagaagaaatttAAAGTCAAGATTAAGAATAAGAAAGGGGGAGCTCTGGGGAAAGGCGGACTTGCCTCGCCTCTGATGGACACTGGTAAAGGCGCTGCGAAATCTGGAACGGCATTTATGTTAAAAGGAGCACCTCCTCTCGATTCATCAGGTAAAATGCAGCTTGAGACTGCTGCTGATGCTTCGAATAGATTTAGTCTTGCACCCCCTTCCACCAAACAAGACGAAAGGGAAAGGAAATTATTTGAAGTATCAAATCCTTCATCTACTTTCAAGAATTCGTCCGACGCGTTTAGCATCTCTGCCACTGAGAATGATAAATCACATCCGCTGTCTTATGTTGGAGTGGATAAGTCTCGGCAGCTGACGCCGTCGGTGGAAGAAGTCCAGCAGAATGAGACTCATCCCCCAGTTACGTCTACTTTGTGGGACACGGCGCTTCCTCTATCCCAGCAAGTGCGTTCTTCGGCTGCAGCAGCCTTGATTCGTGGCCCGCCAGCTACACGTCATTTTGGAGGAAATCGTGGAGGCTTACCTGACTTTAGTGGTATGGAGCGTTTCGGCGTTGGAGGAGTGGCGATCTGTGGATCGGAAAAAACTATAGTTTGGCGCGACAATGAGGATCCACCAGCTCTTACGTATCCGATTGGGGCAAGCGGTGCCATAGTTAGTGATCaaatggacgacgaaggCAGCGAATTTTTGTGTTGTTTTCTCGCGAAAGAAAAGCGCATGGTCGTGTTTGAGCTACAATCGCGTACTGTTGTGGTCGAGCTGCAAATGACTACCAAGCTTAACTTTTGGCGTTTCCTACCAccggaagccgacgaaaACACTTTGTGTTTTATGCTCATAACTCCAGTAGGGGGCTTTCACTGGATGCCATTGGAAGAGTCGCCGCGACCGCATCAGGTGTGGAAACGAGGACCCGAGTTGCAAGGCAAGAAAGTTGTTTCTTACGAAGAAGGAGGTTCAAACGGACTTGATGATTCCCACATTTTGTCCCGCGTTGGCCTCGTATTGGTGACCAAACCAACAGGAGATGGTACACTTGAAGCTTGGATCGTTCCCATTTCAGGTGACTCGCAGGCGTCTCAATTCTCAGAGGATGTCATGGGTGCTTGCTTTTGCCAGCCACCCCATTTCGACGAAGGGCCTTTTTTGCCACTTCTGGTGACCGTCCATCTCTCGCACGAGAGAATCGTTGTGAATCTTCTTACAACTCGAGAGCTATCGAAAGGGTCCATCGAACTAGGAGAAGCCGAAGTCACCCAAGAGATTGACGACACTGGCTTTGAGGACGTTGACTATAGGCCACCTTCCTTGGCTATGGGTGATATGCCGGAAGCTCTTTGCTGCTCGCTAGCCAATATAGTCGTCGTTATTGTACGGCGCAAAGGTCTCGTGGTTGCCTACGAACTGGAGGATGGAGAATTGAGTTTAATTGCATCCGAAAACGTGGGTCATTTTGTTATCGACGCTGTGATGCGGTACTCGGCCGAGGTGGGCGGGGCCGAAATTGTCATGTTACTTTCCGACAACGAGTTCCCCAAGGATGGGCGTATGGTGAGCTTTTGCTTCAGATCCGCCGTTTGA